A stretch of Pangasianodon hypophthalmus isolate fPanHyp1 chromosome 9, fPanHyp1.pri, whole genome shotgun sequence DNA encodes these proteins:
- the LOC128318805 gene encoding uncharacterized protein LOC128318805, whose protein sequence is MAKLLSLFTLQLLFGVFWPNLLQIASTNHLSVHPGENITLLCNITNYSEILWYRLRSEEVKLLISAEKGRVKKKFLLSYNVNESHFDITESSSSVGLVIIGVRETDLGFYYCGGRNKTTHIQFGKPIRLNFTEDQHRKTDNSSEPPHTQQSGSEPWITVCVCLCVSVLINLIFIYMFCCRLKGESVPSCSCCSNTTDSAEKEENMHYASIQHKRRSSVAAKKNTASDLDSVTYATVASQPRRHKVS, encoded by the exons ATGGCCAAACTCCTGAGTCTGTTTACACTACAGCTGCTGTTtg GTGTCTTTTGGCCAAATCTCCTTCAGATCGCTTCAACTAATCATTTGTCTGTCCATCCTGGAGAGAACATCACCCTGCTCTGTAACATCACTAATtattctgagatattgtggtATCGGCTGAGATCTGAGGAGGTGAAGCTGCTGATATCTGCTGAAAAAGGGAGAGTTAAGAAAAAGTTTCTCCTTAGTTATAATGTGAACGAGAGTCACTTTGATATAACAGAAAGCAGCAGTTCAGTCGGTTTAGTGATTATTGGAGTTAGAGAGACAGATCTGGGATTTTATTACTGTGGAGGTCGAAACAAAACGACACACATTCAGTTTGGGAAACCCATCAGACTGAACTTTACAG AAGACCAACATCGTAAGACTGATAACTCGTCTGAGCCTCCACATACCCAGCAGTCAGGATCAGAGCCCtggattacagtgtgtgtgtgtctgtgtgtctctgtcctAATAAACCTCATCTTCATCTACATGTTCTGCTGCAGGCTCAAAG GAGAGTCAGTACCATCGTGCAGCTGTTGCAGTAACACCACAGACTCCGCTGAAAAG GAAGAAAATATGCATTATGCCAGCATTCAACACAAAAGAAGGTCCAGCGTAGCTGCTAAGAAAAACACAGCATCAGATTTGGACAGCGTGACTTACGCAACAGTCGCCTCACAGCCTCGGAGACACAAGGtgtcataa